The following proteins are encoded in a genomic region of Paenibacillus sp. FSL H3-0469:
- a CDS encoding carbon-nitrogen hydrolase family protein gives MAFRVSAVQYHLHTISSFGEFAAQCEHYIKAAGEYGAEFILFPEFLTTQLMSIGGGDGEALGIEDLPQFTDRYLEMFSGYARKYAVHIIGGTHVLRRSGKLYNVAHLFYPDGRIAEQAKLHITPAEVEGWNMGAGEELQVFQTDHGTIAMLTCYDIEFPEIVRMARAKGADVIFCPSCTDDRHGFHRVRYTSHARAIENQVYVVLTGTVGSLPTVDLMRANFGQAAVITPNDIPFPPQGLLAEGEINNDMIITADLDLELLYRVREHGSVTTWRDRRTDLYTDWT, from the coding sequence ATGGCTTTTCGCGTATCTGCTGTACAATATCATCTGCACACCATCTCTTCCTTCGGGGAGTTTGCTGCCCAGTGTGAGCACTATATCAAGGCGGCCGGAGAGTACGGCGCTGAATTTATCCTCTTCCCAGAATTTCTTACGACACAGCTGATGTCGATCGGAGGCGGGGACGGGGAAGCGCTGGGGATAGAGGATCTGCCGCAGTTCACCGACCGTTACCTGGAGATGTTCTCCGGGTACGCCAGGAAGTACGCGGTACATATTATTGGGGGGACCCATGTGCTGCGGCGCAGCGGCAAGCTATATAATGTAGCCCATCTTTTTTACCCGGACGGAAGAATTGCCGAGCAGGCCAAGCTGCATATTACCCCTGCCGAGGTAGAGGGCTGGAATATGGGGGCCGGTGAGGAGCTTCAGGTATTCCAGACAGACCATGGGACCATTGCCATGCTTACCTGCTATGATATTGAATTCCCTGAGATTGTGCGCATGGCCCGGGCCAAAGGCGCAGATGTGATCTTCTGCCCGTCCTGCACGGATGACCGTCACGGCTTTCACCGGGTACGATATACGAGCCACGCCCGGGCTATCGAGAATCAGGTCTACGTGGTGCTGACAGGGACCGTTGGCTCCTTGCCTACCGTTGATCTGATGCGGGCCAACTTCGGTCAGGCAGCGGTAATTACACCCAATGACATTCCGTTCCCTCCGCAGGGTCTGCTGGCCGAAGGAGAGATCAACAATGATATGATCATCACTGCCGATCTGGATCTGGAGCTGCTGTACCGCGTCCGGGAACACGGGTCTGTAACCACGTGGCGTGACCGCCGCACCGACCTGTACACCGACTGGACGTAA
- a CDS encoding GNAT family N-acetyltransferase: MYYKKFYALDGKTPVPAVIRSYTEADFTELITIQSEAFPPPYPAELWWNREQLLNHVTFFPEGALCVEVDGELAGSVTGFLMNFDPEAPALHHTWSEVTADGYLTSHQPDGNTLYIADLCVRPKYRKLGLGKELVQSLYHVVVELKLERLLGAGRMPGYHRVAGQLTAEEYLAGVVAGSWSDPVITFLLRCGRSPVSVVAGYLEDEESGNYAALMEWRNPFK; this comes from the coding sequence ATGTATTATAAGAAGTTCTACGCTCTGGACGGCAAGACGCCGGTGCCTGCGGTGATCCGTTCCTATACGGAAGCTGACTTCACTGAGCTGATTACGATTCAGTCCGAGGCGTTCCCGCCGCCTTATCCTGCGGAGCTGTGGTGGAACCGGGAGCAGCTGCTGAATCACGTGACGTTTTTTCCGGAAGGGGCCTTATGTGTAGAGGTGGACGGGGAACTGGCCGGATCGGTTACCGGATTCCTGATGAATTTCGACCCGGAGGCGCCGGCGCTTCATCATACGTGGTCAGAGGTTACGGCAGACGGATACCTCACTTCGCATCAGCCAGACGGGAATACGCTGTACATAGCGGATTTGTGTGTCCGTCCCAAATACCGCAAGCTGGGTCTGGGCAAGGAGCTGGTCCAGTCGTTATACCATGTGGTCGTGGAACTGAAGCTGGAGCGGCTGCTGGGAGCAGGCCGGATGCCGGGCTATCACAGGGTGGCCGGTCAGCTGACAGCGGAAGAGTATCTGGCCGGGGTCGTCGCCGGAAGCTGGTCTGATCCGGTGATTACTTTTCTGCTGCGGTGCGGCCGGTCTCCGGTTAGTGTGGTCGCGGGCTATCTGGAGGACGAGGAATCAGGGAATTACGCAGCGCTGATGGAATGGCGGAATCCTTTTAAATAA
- a CDS encoding GNAT family N-acetyltransferase: MEYRRITDITDPLFREVHQLLSDVFPPEEVLEYSLWKEPLADPGIRVFAAVHEGKVVGTTEYRYYADWNVAMTDFTIIGREGLGIGRFLARQRLKDLEKLAAENHTELLGMFAEIYDPYRVGYDFGGIKPMDPYVRREVLSHLGYKRIDIPYVHPSWQGDGEAVSGLDLCFMPGDEELESIAAPLVADFLTRYYAVLADKPEAWTSMISRLRGRESVALLPL; this comes from the coding sequence ATGGAATATAGAAGAATTACAGATATCACAGACCCGTTGTTCAGAGAGGTGCATCAGCTGCTGTCGGATGTATTTCCGCCTGAGGAAGTGCTGGAGTATAGCCTGTGGAAGGAGCCGCTTGCCGATCCGGGAATACGTGTGTTCGCTGCAGTGCATGAAGGGAAGGTTGTGGGTACTACCGAATACCGGTATTATGCCGACTGGAATGTGGCGATGACCGATTTCACCATCATTGGCCGTGAGGGGCTGGGCATTGGCCGTTTTCTGGCGCGTCAACGCTTGAAGGATCTGGAGAAGCTGGCGGCTGAGAATCATACGGAGCTGCTGGGGATGTTCGCTGAGATCTATGATCCGTATCGTGTGGGGTATGATTTTGGCGGAATTAAGCCGATGGACCCGTACGTCCGCCGTGAAGTTCTGTCGCATTTGGGCTATAAAAGAATAGATATTCCCTATGTCCACCCTTCCTGGCAGGGGGATGGCGAGGCGGTGTCCGGTCTGGACCTCTGCTTCATGCCCGGAGATGAGGAGCTGGAGAGCATCGCGGCACCGCTGGTGGCCGATTTCCTGACCCGTTATTACGCCGTGCTTGCGGACAAGCCGGAAGCCTGGACATCGATGATCAGCCGGCTTCGCGGCAGGGAGAGTGTGGCGTTATTGCCGCTGTGA
- a CDS encoding DUF1934 domain-containing protein, protein MTEGPQGKYGVSVTLESVQGTERSVVHAAGEAIAKGQSLYIIYEEQQTGPEGTAAVVRNTLKISEGRIKLIRHGAVQSEQSFEPGQPLPGFYRSPYTQFNLTTDTKTLDIKREGRSLAVSWEYDLYVYGEISGQFAISLNIQEEPQS, encoded by the coding sequence ATGACTGAAGGACCGCAAGGCAAATACGGCGTTTCGGTAACGCTGGAGAGTGTGCAGGGTACAGAGCGCAGTGTGGTTCATGCTGCAGGAGAGGCTATTGCCAAGGGGCAGTCGCTGTACATCATTTATGAAGAGCAGCAGACCGGACCCGAAGGCACAGCGGCCGTGGTACGCAACACGCTGAAGATTTCAGAGGGCAGAATCAAGCTGATCCGCCATGGCGCTGTCCAGTCGGAGCAGTCCTTTGAGCCGGGGCAACCGCTGCCCGGATTCTACCGCTCGCCTTATACACAGTTCAATCTCACCACAGACACGAAGACACTGGACATCAAGCGCGAAGGAAGATCGCTTGCCGTTTCATGGGAATATGATCTCTACGTATACGGGGAAATATCAGGACAGTTCGCTATAAGTTTGAATATACAGGAGGAACCACAATCATGA
- the argS gene encoding arginine--tRNA ligase, with translation MTQSLNPLQLAHERVKEAIADAVVAAGLVSREELPAIVLEVPKDKAHGDMATNAAMQLTKIAKRNPRQIAEAIIEHLDTGRASIEKAEIAGPGFINFTLSKSYLYPVIALVAEQGEGYGRVNIGQGKRVEMEFVSANPTGSLHLGHARGAAVGDALCNVLDYAGYNVTREYYINDAGNQVANLCKSIETRYLQELGQPAEMPEDGYHGEDIKGFAKELVAEKGDSLLAMTPGDRAAFFRTYGLAKELDKIKRDLSRFRVNFDIWFSETSLYENGEVLRSLDELRERGEVYEKEGATWLATTKYGDDKDRVLIKNDGTYTYLTPDIAYHSDKYGRGYDTMINIWGADHHGYIPRMKAAMAALGNDPEKLVVLIAQMVSLFQDGEKVKMSKRTGKAVTMEDLMEEVGIDAIRYFFTMRSMDSHLDFDMDLAISTSNENPVFYVQYAHARICSIFRQAEEQGIVVPDADKIDYSKLTAAHEYDLLRKIGELPAEITIAAEGYAPHRLVRYVYDLASLFHSYYKAERVITEDAAQTVARLALLGAARTAIANVLRLVGVTAPDRM, from the coding sequence ATGACACAATCTTTAAATCCGCTCCAGCTTGCCCATGAACGGGTGAAGGAGGCCATCGCCGATGCGGTTGTAGCCGCAGGTCTGGTGTCCCGCGAAGAGCTGCCGGCCATTGTGCTGGAAGTGCCGAAGGACAAGGCCCATGGAGATATGGCTACGAACGCTGCGATGCAGCTGACCAAGATCGCTAAGCGTAATCCCCGGCAGATCGCCGAGGCTATTATCGAGCATCTGGATACCGGCCGTGCTTCTATTGAGAAGGCGGAGATTGCCGGACCGGGCTTCATTAACTTCACTTTGTCCAAAAGCTATCTCTACCCCGTGATCGCACTTGTGGCCGAGCAGGGTGAAGGTTATGGCCGTGTGAACATAGGCCAGGGCAAGCGTGTAGAAATGGAGTTCGTCAGCGCGAACCCAACCGGCAGCCTTCATCTGGGACATGCCCGCGGCGCGGCGGTCGGCGATGCCCTGTGCAACGTGCTGGATTATGCCGGCTACAACGTGACCCGCGAGTACTACATTAACGATGCCGGGAACCAGGTCGCCAATCTGTGCAAATCCATCGAGACCCGTTACCTGCAGGAACTCGGCCAGCCGGCCGAGATGCCGGAGGACGGTTATCATGGAGAGGATATCAAGGGCTTCGCCAAGGAGCTGGTGGCGGAGAAGGGCGATTCTCTGCTCGCTATGACACCGGGCGACCGGGCGGCATTCTTCCGTACCTACGGGCTTGCCAAGGAGCTCGACAAAATCAAACGCGACCTCAGCCGGTTCCGGGTCAACTTCGATATCTGGTTCAGTGAAACCTCCCTCTATGAGAACGGAGAAGTGCTGCGTTCGCTGGATGAGCTCCGCGAGCGCGGAGAAGTCTATGAGAAGGAAGGCGCCACCTGGCTTGCGACCACCAAATACGGCGATGATAAAGACCGCGTGCTGATCAAGAACGATGGCACGTATACGTACCTCACACCGGATATCGCCTATCACAGCGACAAATACGGCCGCGGCTACGACACGATGATCAACATCTGGGGAGCCGACCACCACGGCTATATTCCACGGATGAAGGCGGCGATGGCGGCGCTCGGGAATGATCCCGAGAAGCTCGTGGTGTTGATCGCCCAGATGGTCAGCCTGTTCCAGGACGGCGAGAAGGTCAAGATGTCCAAGCGTACCGGCAAGGCCGTGACGATGGAAGACCTGATGGAGGAAGTCGGAATCGACGCGATCCGTTACTTCTTCACTATGCGCAGCATGGATTCGCACCTGGACTTTGACATGGATCTGGCGATTTCGACATCCAATGAGAACCCCGTATTCTATGTACAGTACGCACATGCGCGGATTTGCAGCATATTCCGCCAAGCGGAGGAGCAAGGGATTGTAGTGCCGGATGCTGACAAGATTGATTACAGCAAGCTGACTGCCGCACATGAATATGATCTGCTCCGCAAAATCGGTGAGCTGCCTGCGGAGATCACCATTGCCGCCGAGGGCTATGCGCCGCACCGCCTGGTACGCTATGTATACGATCTGGCTTCGCTGTTCCACAGCTACTACAAGGCAGAGCGCGTAATTACTGAGGATGCCGCTCAGACGGTAGCCCGCCTTGCCCTGCTGGGCGCTGCACGGACGGCCATTGCCAACGTCCTGCGGCTGGTCGGTGTTACCGCACCGGACCGGATGTAA